TAACTTATTAAGGAATCAAAATACCATCACAGAcaggaaaaaaagcattgaAGGACCGGAGATGTCCAACcgaaaacaaatacaaCCTAATATTAGAGAAGAGAGGAAATCAGGCCAATACAGAAGAAGAGACTACTACACAAGcaatgaagaagagaattATTCAAGGAACAGAGATGATTTTTCCAATCGAGATGTTGTTCGAACTCATTATAATGCACGACCTGATATGGGTACAAGGAAGCGACAGTTTTCCCCTATTATCCAGTTAAAGCGTTTCAATAATTGGATCAAGTCTGTacttattcaaaaattcacCCCAAAGGTGGATGATAAGCCGTTACTCGTGCTCGATTTAGGCTGTGGGAAAGGCGGTGACTTAATTAAATGGGATAAAGCTGGTATCGAAGGATACATAGGTATTGATATCGCTGAGAATTCAATCGACCAGGCGAAAAGACGGTACCGTGAACTTCAGCCATGCTTTGATGCTCTATTTTATGCAGGAGATTGTTTTTCTCGCTCCATTGGCGAGTTTCTACCTCCAGATCAACGACAGTTTGATATAGTGTCTCTACAGTTTTGTTTGCATTATGCTTTTGAAAGTGAACAGAAGGCTAGAatacttttggaaaatgtcTCGAAATGTTTGCCTCGCGGTGGTATTATGCTTGGTACAATTCCAAACTCGGATATAATTTCTCAACGCTTGAAAGAGTTACCCCCTTCTGCGGATTCTTGGGGGAATGGTATCTACAAAGTACGTTTTACACAGCGACCGTCTCACACCTTCCGCCCTCCTTTTGGtattcaatattttttttatttagaaGATGCCGTAACCGATGTTCCTGAATACGTTGTTCCGTTTGAGGCATTTCGTGCAATCGCAGAGACGTACGATTTAGAATTGTTATGGCAAAAACCGTTTGTGGACATCTTCAAtgaggaaaaaaattcgGAAACATTTGGTAATTTGATGGATCGCATGAAGGTAGTTGACAGTAATGGAAAGAGAGGAATTGATCCCAAAGAGCTAGAAGCTGCCAGCTTTTACTTGGCGTTTGCTTTCGAAAAACGAGGGATCTGAATAAAACCGTACtttaatttacaaaaacaagaagctattaaacttttttttgaggtTTTTATACCAACTATTAGCGCTGTTTATGTTCAGCAActtcttttataattttcCTGTAATATAAGCGAAAGCTTATTTCGAGCTTGTCGCGAGCTCAGTCGAAGTGCCTTTCCTCTGGGATACAATAGACTCAGTATCCTTTTGCCATATCCTTTACGGACAGATCAGTAAGAAAACACGAGTGGCAAGTTGAAATTGAGCATATatattttgtaaattgTATTATAGATGAATACTGAATTGCTTCCGTGTAACTTCAATCGAATTTCGTTAATTCAATGagtcttttgcttttcgcTTACTATTTTTGCAACGACATACGCTCTTTTCAGACGCTATTAAGACAAAATGATATAAAACCACGAGAGCCAAGAAAGGGCTTGTCGGAAAAAAGCCCTTCAACCTTGAATGTAAATACTAAAGATCGTTATGGACGCACCGTTCTTCATATAGCCGCATTcgagaagaaaaacaattttgtTCGAGCCTTGTTGCAACATAAAAATATAGACGTGCTCATTCAAGATGAAGAATCCGGTTATACTGCTTTACACCGTGCTATTTATGCAGGAAATCTTGAAGCTGCTTCCTTATTACTCACAAAAGAGCCTTCTATTCTTTTAAAAGTGAAGGATCATGAAGGACTATCTCCTTTTCAATTACTGTATAGAGTATATTCTTGGACTCATCCGCAAAATAGTTTTCCAATTTTAGGAAACGAGCTTTACAGTCTTGGGAACAATGAAAATAGTATTCTCGGCTTTACGGTTTCAGGAAGTCAAGATATGGCTAAAAGAGTGTTTCTGTACCGTAAGCAAACACCCAACTCATCAGCTGGTCAACTCTTTCATCCAGACAAAATAATTGACATTCagtcttcaaaatttcataCTCTGGTTGCCACAGATGAGCCGAGTCCAAATGTATATTCTTGTGGTATTGGAGCCGGTGGTAGACTCGgttttagaaaagatgCCCAATACACTTTTACTCCTGTGTCAGACTTACCGTACAAAGTGGTGCAAATATCTGTAAGTCAAAATCATTCTCTCGCCTTAACAGATTTTGGAAATGTCTATGCTTGGGGATTGAATACCTTTTCTGCTCTAGGATGTAACGTGGATAGTTcgaagaaagaagattttATTCAAGTGTCCCCCAAACGAATCTCTGCATTTAAGGACTTGAACATTGTTGGGGTTGTCGCAGGTGACACTTATAGTGCTGCCTGGACGCATTCTGATTTATATACTTGGGGCCAAAATGAAGGACAGCTTGGCCATCCGGACGATTCTTTTATAATATCTACTCCACGTCGAGTAGCCGGTATAACTTCCCCTGTGGTTAAGGCGACTTGTAATTCACATAGTCTTATATTATTGTTGGACAACAACACAGTGTTAATTCTGTCAAACTATGTGCAAATGAAGGTGCCCGTGGCTATAGATATAGAAAGTCCACTTACCTTTACTAAACACCCTTTATCTCTATCACGCTTTAATATTAGAAAAGTCGAGGCTTGCGAGGATAATTTGGCAATACTTACTGAACAAGGAGAGGTGTTTGTTGTTGATCTAATGCCTTTGCGATCCATTAGAGAACAAAAGCAAGGTTCCTTATctacaaaaataaatagcaagagttcttttaaaatcaCTTCATTTTGGTCGGTATTGTCACCAGAGAATGCAGCAATTGATGTTGCTTGGGCTGATAGTAATAGTCTTTTGTTATGCCTGAAAAACGGCACGTGTTGGATTCGTCAAATTCGTTCTAAGAAACGTGAAAAGGCATCTTTAAAGCAGAGTACTAAGGGAATCTACAAATACTCTTGTATCGAAAATATACAAATGATAACGAATGTTCGAACGAACGGTTCCGGAGGAATTTTTACAATTAGAAATGATTATCGTCCTCCCCATATCCTTTTTACCATCCCCGAGCTGAATGATGTATTCActtctcttcttccataTAGAAATATCTTGCATAAAAGGAATCCCACTCTTAAAGCAGCAGAAGACGAAGATAGCCCACCATATTATGATGACGACCGTGATCCCACGGAAGATGAGATgcgaattcttttttttaatccAGGAATAATAGTCAATAGTTATAGCAACTATAAGAGTTCGTCAGCTGATGTGTGTTTACGATGCGTTAATGAGATTTTCTGGTGTcatgaatttcttttatcgGCCCGTTCTCCTGTTCTTCGACAAATACTTTGTACTAATAGAAACGCCAAAAAGGCATATTTGGAATATCGAGTTGATGAAAAAGGGGAACCTACTCTGGTTATTAATGATGTATCTGCTTTGAGCGTCGCTGTGCTTTTGCATTATCTTTATTCAgattctcttcttcaaccCTGGAAGTGTGACTCAAGATTAATGTATCTTAAAGAAGAGTTACTAAAACTTAGCAGGATTTTAGACTTACCTCACTTGCATGAGGTTTTACCATTTACAGCTCCTCGTCAGCCTGTAATGTCATTAGCCAAAGACATAAATTCTCTCTTTATGAACAAGACTGCCTTCGAACATTCATGTGATACGATTGTAAAATTAGAGGATGGAGAACTAAAAGCGAATAGTTTATTGTTGAGAATTCACAGTGATTTctttgattcatttttcttgtttttggacGGACAAGTGCATTCCAAATCTGAATATTATATAGTCAATTTACCTGATAAGagtcttttccattttggACTCATTCTTCGTCATATATATGGAAGTGGAGACTTGGAGATTCTCAATGATATTAAGGACTATGATTTCTACAGTTGGCTGGAGACGATGACAGTTATGCTGAGTATATCTGATGAGCTTCTATTTTTTCGACTGAAGGAAATATGTGAGCAATCTTTGCTTcgatttttgaatttgaaaacactGAATGATATGTTTGAGTTGTCTTCTTGTTACCATGCAGATTCGCTTTATAACCGATGCGTTGACTATGCGTGTCATAACATAggttattttttggaaaaaaatcGATTAAACGAATGGGAAGCTAAACATCTCGGCAAGGTTTCAAAACGCTTAGAATTGGCTTTACAAGAGCAAAGTTCCCACACTCAACCCAATAAGGTACTCAATAAGCTGCTATTTAGAAATGCAAAGtatttagaagaaaaagcatatgAATTAAAAGTTCTGCGAGAGTTCCTCTTTTCAGGTGAATCGACAGAGTTTTGGGATAAATCTCCTTATCGGataatcaaagaaaatgatgtTGCTTTTTCCCAAAGCCGGCCACCGACAGTGGCTAACGACTTGTCTGAGCAAATAGTTGGACCAGCCAGAATTACTGAAGCTGAAACGAAGCAGGAGAAGAAAGATGGTTTTGCAAGAAGAGAAAGCCCAGAAGTATTGGAACAATCCCAAGGGTTGTTGTCGTTTAAAGATAAAAGCTTCACATCACCAGGGACACCTATTACCGAAAACACTAATGGAGAACCTATTATCAAAGAGGAGGGTATAAAAAGCTTCTTGAACACTGAACGAAAAGGTCCCTGGAACAGTACGCTAAATATAGTTGAAAATGCTAAGAAACCTACGAATCGTGCGAATTTGAGAGAATTACTTGATGAAGCTAACGGTGTGGGTCAGTCTATGCCAAACAACGAGTTTCGTGGTATGAAGGGCGTAATGAAAAAGTcgcagaaagaaaagaaaaaggagtTATCTAAGCAGCAACAGCCAATTCGCAAGGGTGGTGTACACGGATCAAACCCGGAACTCGTTGAAACAGCAGCGAACGCGTGGTCAATGAGAAAACCTACGGCTCCTCCATCTAAAAAACCATTCAATGGAATTCTTCGAGAAGTAGCTAGCAATGAAGCACCTTCCCAAATATTTTACAAAGAACCGAAAAGACGTATATCGAGTGGATCTCCGTCTAGTTGGAATACATCAGGAAAACCTCCCAGTCAACCTTCATCATTGCCTAAGAGTGGAGCACAAACGAATTCGTTGATGGCGATTATGTATGAgcaacaagaagaaatagaagagcgaaaaaaaaggctGGCAAACAGAAAACCGATAGAGGAAATACAACAGGAAGAAGAGTTTCAAAAATGGTGGGAGGAAGAAAGTCGTAAAGTTCAGAAGGGACTAGGAATCAAAAAAACAGAGGAGGAAGCGAATGAAAACCCTTCTCGGAGACGAAggccaaagaaaaacgacaAAAAGAACGTTTCGTCCACGAATGAATCAAAGTCTCAACCTATAGATATTCCTCCGGCGAGTTTCAAAAAGGGTAAAAGCCGAGTATATCGGTGAATTCGTTTGTAGATTATACATAAAAAAGACACAAGTCTTATAAAATGACATACATGATGTGTGAAATTACTTATTTATTACTGTGCTATATATTCCGGCGATTACTTAATGGACATAGAATGAAATTTACTTAATTAACTATCAAGTAATATCGGCCGTAATtcaaagcttctttttcgtaaattACTTGCTCTCGAAGAATTGGGCATAGTATTTACTAAAAAATTGGAGTGGATATTCATCACCACAAGACTGAAGCatgtataaaaaagaaaaaaaaaattagaaaatatAGAGGGGGTGGGCAACTTAAGCAATTAAACATTTGACGTGAAAAGGAACTTACGAACTTGAAATAGCAAGTTAAGAGAACGCAAGTACGAATaatatgtttattttccaaCCAGCATGGCATGGATGAActtaaacaaaagaaaggtaGCCAGAAGTTAACACAGATGCGATGAGAACAGCATAACCAGTACGGTAGACACCTTTAAGAGTTAATTCTTTGGCGGTGTCCCAAATCAAATGACGAAGTCCGTTAAAAATGTGGAAAGTAAAAGGATAGGAGACGGCGAATTTGGCAGGAACCTTTATCCATGTAGgaatttgttgaagaagactAGAGATGGTTTCAGTATCAAGAGAATAGCCAGCCAAAGGAGCAACTAAGTATCCAGTAgcaaaaagataaagagTACCAGCCAAGGCAACACCAGTGACACGGTGGAGACTGGACAAGTACCAAGTTAGTTGAGGTTCATAGATGCTCAAATGGGGAGAATTGGGACGATGAAGACGCTGGTCAGCAAGGCGGGAACGGCCCTCCATGTCCGTCATGTGTTCAGTAACGACGGAGCGTTTCCAAACATTattcaacaaagaagaggaagcCAAAGAGTTGGAGGGACGCAACAATTGAGAGGCAGAACGGAAGAATCCGGgagaaagagaatgaaATGTACGGGTAGCAAGCATGGTTGAGTAGTTTCGCTGAAGACAGAAGGTAGGGTAAAGAACTTcgaaaagtttgtttttcacTCTTaaaataatcaaaaaataagtcTTAAACCGTGGATCGTGTCCCGTCTAATCCTCAAACtcacaaaaacaaattaaacAGTGGTTTGTAGCGAATGGAATTGTAATCCTAGCTATTGGAGGGCATAACGACAATATCGGGACTTGCTAAAGAAGCGAGATGGTGCGCACTGCAACGAGGAAATGATGTAGTCGAGGGTTCGAATCCCAAGGAgaccttcttttttgtttgaattttACCATTCGCCTTTACTGAGTGTTTGTAAAGAGTGTGTGGTTTCTTGAGGATACCTTAGATGAAACTGAGAtcttgaaataaattatcattttttgagttatctttggaatttttgCTTAAAATCAACCGTGTTTGAACGAACGGAAATCATTGTGCTTTTTGTCTGGCAGAAGAGATAATTACTAGTCATTGGATTAAAGAAGCGCTTTCATAAGGTAAAGAATGTCTCAGCAGGACGTACATATGAAcgaaagaattgaatctCCAGAATCACAAGATGATCCTGTGGTGAGAACTCTACCTGTATACTATTCGCCTGCCCTTCGGAACCATTTACTCTTGAATCAATATCCTTTAAGACCAAAGAATCGCGAATACAGCAGTAGGACGGGAGAAACACCGATGAATGCGCGCATCAAGCCCAAAACCGGGTGGATGGAGATGGAAGTGCCTATTCCTACAGCAAATTACTTTGACGAAgacaaagcaaaaaaatatagtGCTGAAAACCAGCCATTAAGGACACAAGTGCTTGCGGGCCGCCTTCAACAGCCGCAAACAAACCTGATGGTAGGATTGATTCGTAATGGTCAAATTCATATTGTTCCTTTGCGCGGATTAACACAATTACGTCCTTCTATGCGACATGTAGATGACCATACACAACGGGTAAAAGCCTCTACTACTTCTACAACATCACAGCCTAACGCTTCCTCTTCCCGTGGACCCGTTCGTGCCATCCAAGTGACAGCTAAGCAAAATACAGAGGCTCCCAAGCTGTCGACGACCCATATAATTCGGGCAacagaagaggaagagtGGCAATCGGTTGAGATTCgggaaaatgaagaagccCACACAGTTGCTAAACAGTTGGAGTGTCCCTTAGAACATCAACCTAATGAGTGCACACCAGCGGACGTAGAATACTCGTTTCTTTAGGATAATTGGGATAAACAAAATGGGGTTTACTTATACAATTTCAATGGAAATGAAAGTAGCATATATAATTTTGGCGTATTCTATACTTTTAGTATCGGTCTCCATGTACAATTGTCCTGAAACTCGAATCATTGTCATTAATAGTCTCTTTCATTAGAGATGAAAATACAGCTTACCCTTAAGCCACTATGTTAAAAATACCGCAATGGATGTCTACGTTTTTTACATCTACTAGTACAAACTCAAAGAAACTCCATAACCCAAGAAATCATGCttattgatttttaaaaaaatctacTGACTAGCAGCAGCCTTGGCGTTCTTGATGGCTTGACCACGGGCAGCGCCGGCGGCAGACTTGGCATTGCCAGTCTTCTTCTCGGATTGAGAAGTAGTCTTCTTGTCCTTGGCTTGCTTCAAAGCGGAAGCACGAGCAGCAGCACGGACTTCAGGGCGTTGGTTACGCTTTTCCTTGATAACATCCACAGAAGCACCGACAACACCACGTTGGTGCTTAACAGTACGGCGAGAACGCTTCTTGGCAGATTCCTCAGAGAGACCCTTCTTGTGCATACGACGGTAGAGGACAGTCCATGACAAACGACGGGGGTTCTTGCGTTGGAGGAAGAGGCTCTCAGActtcttgtttacaaaacgaaaaaccTTGTTGTCTCCACGAACAAAGAGTCTTCCAGCTCCTGGGTAAACTTTAGCACCGGAGAATGAGCAGATTTCCACCTTCATTATGCCTTGTTGTTCGTGGTCGTTATAGTCAAAAATATTTCCTTACCGGGTTTGTGTTTCGAATATAGCAGTCACTTACCCTAACCTAGTAACAGGGATTGGGTATTACCTTTATCTACGTTAATCACAATAACGAGGTGACtacattttttaaataaacaaacaaagtaaagaaaaatactaTTACTGGTTCTTTCCGtttaattattttccaAGAAATACTGCCTTGGATTGAAATGTTTATTGATTATGAGCGTTAAGCTTAATAGGTATGTTCTTGTGTCGCTGCATGGAAATCACGGTTCATTTGCCTAACTCAAAGCTTCTTAATTGACTCCAACGACtctttttacaaataaattTACTGATAGTGTGATCATTACGAGACAAAAGGGTAGTATATCAACCATGAAGTTTATAATGTTGTTTACATCAAACGACTTTAGAAttaaatgaatgaaaacgaagaaacaTGTCACCGCAgaatgtaaacaacaacaacaaggaagaaagcAGTTGACCAAACCCAACATCAagttggaagaagaggTTTCGAAATTATGAGTGATTCGAAACTTGCAGGATCAGTAAATCAGCTTTCAATATCTTCAGGCTCGACCCTGCCAAGCAGTGCAAACCCTGGACGTCAACAGTTATTAAAACTAGCAGTTTCCAATCAACGCCAAGTAAACTATCCTGTGACAAAGAAGGACAGTAGAGGATTAGAAAGCAAACGGTATTCTtccagtaaacaaaaagatgaGCCAATTGCAGGTGTTCCTTCGCCGATGGGACCTCAATGGCGGGATTTTCATATAGGCATGTTTGAAATAGGAAAGCCGCTCGGGAAAGGAAAGTTTGGGAGAGTCTATTtagcaaaggaaaagaaaactggATTTATAGTTGCTTTAAAAACGTTGCATAAATCCGAGCTCATTCACTCaagaattgaaaagcaagtgagaagagaaattgaaattcaaTCGAATTTGAGACACAGAAACATTCTTCGTCTATTTGGTCATTTtcatgatgaaaaaagaatttttttaattctcGAATTTGCCGGGAGAGGGGAATTGTACCAGCATCTTCGAAGAGCATCTAGATTTCCTGAAAGTACTGCTGCTAAATATATCTATCAAATGGCAAATGCTTTAGCCTATTTACACAAAAAACATGTTATTCATAGAGACATTAAGCCTGAGAATATATTGCTCGGTATTGACGGTGAAATCAAGCTGTCCGACTTTGGATGGAGTGTACATGCACCTTCCAATCGCCGGACAACACTATGTGGTACTTTGGATTACCTTCCCCCTGAAATGGTCGAAGGTAAGGAACACACTGAAAAGGTTGATTTGTGGTCTTTGGGTGTGCTGACTTATGAATTTATCGTAGGAGCACCCCCATTTGAGGACGTATCTGGTCACTCGGCCACCTACAGACGAATTGCAAAAGtggatttgaaaattcCTAGCTCTGTCTCGCCTGAAGGAAGGGATTTAATTAGTCGTCTGTTGCGACATAGTCCTGAACAGCGGATTTCCTTAGAGCAGGTTGTCAAGCACCCTTGGATTCTGAAATTCAAAGCTTCTTGGAATCCCGATCAGTAAACAGAAACAAGGCTTTTTAGGTTGAGTCAGTGAATTTGCGTGACGTTTCAtttaaaactttctttgttcACATAATTTATTTCACTTTAATAACGATTTTTGATACTTTTTCTATGACAGCtagtatttttttgctcaTATAAACTTAATGCGTGGTGAAAATGACATTGAATTATCAAATATTGTAACGAAAGGTAAAAGGGAgtaaaggagaaaaatgaaaaagaagacttGATGATCTACAAAGAGGGGAGCAAATAAGATATAAAATATTGggtttctttcaatttgaacaaaaagaaggatttttttAACGGTAAGTCAAAAGACGATTGTTTCAATAAGTAACGGTTCATAGCTAAATATCGCATTTATGAATTAATAGACTAAAATAGGTTAATgatacaagaaaaaaaaatgaaaacaacatacttttttcaaaaggtcTGGTATCCCGGAAACATGAAGCAAACACTTCTTGAACAATCATCTCTGCTTGGTTTTTGCTTTGGCACTTTGGATTGCCTTGAACGGAAAGTGTTGCTCTGCGCTTTACGCATTCTTGATGATGTTTCCTGAATGTGTCAATGTTACCATaaaataattcttttgtcCACCGGCATTCACCGCTAAGGCTGCTAGCGCGAATTTCAGAGCAGGCATGATGGCGCAAATCGTCCCAATTGACGTGAAATCTACAGTCATCAAACATATGAACCATTTCATGAGCTATAGTGTTTTCAGCCATTTTTTGGCTGTAGATCCGATTCTCACAGAGTACAATGCCTTTTCCTGGTACATAACCGCCCGAGGTTTTCTCGTCACATGGTTCACATCGAACATTGGATGCATCGAGATCAGAATTTAGATACTTTAAAGACTTTTTCAGAAAGACGAGAATAGGTGAGTCAGACAAGAGAGCTTTCTTGACGCGTTCacagttttttttttctctgctGGGTTCGATCTTTGCCGTTTCTGACATGCTGCAACGAGCTTAAGATGATATTTTTAGCCTTGGACTGATATGAAGGAATGAAGTCGGAATCTATTGAATATAGCCACAAGTTGGCTTTTTCgcttgaaaaaggaagtcTAAAAGAAGGGGATTCAGAAACCTAAGTTAGAATATAATATAGAAAgatatccaaaagaaaaaaaagtgaattCAGTGACTCTCTTAAAATCTGTTTCAGTTAATCCTAACTCATTAAATTGAAACTGGCCTCTGCTTGGAAAGAACTTCAACTTGCCAATTTGAAATTTCCTATGATATCGTATTAAAATTCGTCTTCAAGAGAAAAGACAGCGGCTATTGTTTGAAATCAAAACTCagttaaaaataaatatttttttttgtgaaattcttttaaaaacaattctGGCCATTGCTCGTGTTTGCAATACATTGTTTACATTAAGTACCTGGATCAAGCATGAAGCAATAATTGTCGCTTCGTGTGTACTAATGTATGAGTTCACAAGCGATTTATTTCATTGGAGCTAAGTTTAATGATCGACTGTTAAGGAGCTTGAAACCAAGACAAACTGAATACCGTTGACTACAGTTAAGTAGCACCATCCGTAAAAACCATCCTGAATGGATAATTCCTTTCGATATTGTACCTAAACCTTTGATATTAAgcataaaaaattaagcACataatagttttttttcaaagcttttttaCCTTTAGATGTTCTGCGATGGTAATTTCGCAAACAGAATTCTCAGAGGTTATGAGAATTGACTCTCAAATGAAACAATAATTGTGTTTGTAGTAAAAG
The nucleotide sequence above comes from Schizosaccharomyces osmophilus chromosome 3, complete sequence. Encoded proteins:
- the pcm1 gene encoding P-TEFb-cap methyltransferase Pcm1, which gives rise to MNEDNLLRNQNTITDRKKSIEGPEMSNRKQIQPNIREERKSGQYRRRDYYTSNEEENYSRNRDDFSNRDVVRTHYNARPDMGTRKRQFSPIIQLKRFNNWIKSVLIQKFTPKVDDKPLLVLDLGCGKGGDLIKWDKAGIEGYIGIDIAENSIDQAKRRYRELQPCFDALFYAGDCFSRSIGEFLPPDQRQFDIVSLQFCLHYAFESEQKARILLENVSKCLPRGGIMLGTIPNSDIISQRLKELPPSADSWGNGIYKVRFTQRPSHTFRPPFGIQYFFYLEDAVTDVPEYVVPFEAFRAIAETYDLELLWQKPFVDIFNEEKNSETFGNLMDRMKVVDSNGKRGIDPKELEAASFYLAFAFEKRGI
- the btb1 gene encoding BTB/POZ family ubiquitin-type ligase substrate adaptor Btb1; this encodes MSLLLFAYYFCNDIRSFQTLLRQNDIKPREPRKGLSEKSPSTLNVNTKDRYGRTVLHIAAFEKKNNFVRALLQHKNIDVLIQDEESGYTALHRAIYAGNLEAASLLLTKEPSILLKVKDHEGLSPFQLLYRVYSWTHPQNSFPILGNELYSLGNNENSILGFTVSGSQDMAKRVFLYRKQTPNSSAGQLFHPDKIIDIQSSKFHTLVATDEPSPNVYSCGIGAGGRLGFRKDAQYTFTPVSDLPYKVVQISVSQNHSLALTDFGNVYAWGLNTFSALGCNVDSSKKEDFIQVSPKRISAFKDLNIVGVVAGDTYSAAWTHSDLYTWGQNEGQLGHPDDSFIISTPRRVAGITSPVVKATCNSHSLILLLDNNTVLILSNYVQMKVPVAIDIESPLTFTKHPLSLSRFNIRKVEACEDNLAILTEQGEVFVVDLMPLRSIREQKQGSLSTKINSKSSFKITSFWSVLSPENAAIDVAWADSNSLLLCLKNGTCWIRQIRSKKREKASLKQSTKGIYKYSCIENIQMITNVRTNGSGGIFTIRNDYRPPHILFTIPELNDVFTSLLPYRNILHKRNPTLKAAEDEDSPPYYDDDRDPTEDEMRILFFNPGIIVNSYSNYKSSSADVCLRCVNEIFWCHEFLLSARSPVLRQILCTNRNAKKAYLEYRVDEKGEPTLVINDVSALSVAVLLHYLYSDSLLQPWKCDSRLMYLKEELLKLSRILDLPHLHEVLPFTAPRQPVMSLAKDINSLFMNKTAFEHSCDTIVKLEDGELKANSLLLRIHSDFFDSFFLFLDGQVHSKSEYYIVNLPDKSLFHFGLILRHIYGSGDLEILNDIKDYDFYSWLETMTVMLSISDELLFFRLKEICEQSLLRFLNLKTLNDMFELSSCYHADSLYNRCVDYACHNIGYFLEKNRLNEWEAKHLGKVSKRLELALQEQSSHTQPNKVLNKLLFRNAKYLEEKAYELKVLREFLFSGESTEFWDKSPYRIIKENDVAFSQSRPPTVANDLSEQIVGPARITEAETKQEKKDGFARRESPEVLEQSQGLLSFKDKSFTSPGTPITENTNGEPIIKEEGIKSFLNTERKGPWNSTLNIVENAKKPTNRANLRELLDEANGVGQSMPNNEFRGMKGVMKKSQKEKKKELSKQQQPIRKGGVHGSNPELVETAANAWSMRKPTAPPSKKPFNGILREVASNEAPSQIFYKEPKRRISSGSPSSWNTSGKPPSQPSSLPKSGAQTNSLMAIMYEQQEEIEERKKRLANRKPIEEIQQEEEFQKWWEEESRKVQKGLGIKKTEEEANENPSRRRRPKKNDKKNVSSTNESKSQPIDIPPASFKKGKSRVYR
- the sdh3 gene encoding succinate dehydrogenase (ubiquinone) cytochrome b subunit, with translation MLATRTFHSLSPGFFRSASQLLRPSNSLASSSLLNNVWKRSVVTEHMTDMEGRSRLADQRLHRPNSPHLSIYEPQLTWYLSSLHRVTGVALAGTLYLFATGYLVAPLAGYSLDTETISSLLQQIPTWIKVPAKFAVSYPFTFHIFNGLRHLIWDTAKELTLKGVYRTGYAVLIASVLTSGYLSFV
- the rpc37 gene encoding DNA-directed RNA polymerase III complex subunit Rpc37, producing the protein MSQQDVHMNERIESPESQDDPVVRTLPVYYSPALRNHLLLNQYPLRPKNREYSSRTGETPMNARIKPKTGWMEMEVPIPTANYFDEDKAKKYSAENQPLRTQVLAGRLQQPQTNLMVGLIRNGQIHIVPLRGLTQLRPSMRHVDDHTQRVKASTTSTTSQPNASSSRGPVRAIQVTAKQNTEAPKLSTTHIIRATEEEEWQSVEIRENEEAHTVAKQLECPLEHQPNECTPADVEYSFL
- the rpl2402 gene encoding 60S ribosomal protein L24 codes for the protein MKVEICSFSGAKVYPGAGRLFVRGDNKVFRFVNKKSESLFLQRKNPRRLSWTVLYRRMHKKGLSEESAKKRSRRTVKHQRGVVGASVDVIKEKRNQRPEVRAAARASALKQAKDKKTTSQSEKKTGNAKSAAGAARGQAIKNAKAAASQ
- the ark1 gene encoding Aurora-B kinase Ark1; protein product: MSDSKLAGSVNQLSISSGSTLPSSANPGRQQLLKLAVSNQRQVNYPVTKKDSRGLESKRYSSSKQKDEPIAGVPSPMGPQWRDFHIGMFEIGKPLGKGKFGRVYLAKEKKTGFIVALKTLHKSELIHSRIEKQVRREIEIQSNLRHRNILRLFGHFHDEKRIFLILEFAGRGELYQHLRRASRFPESTAAKYIYQMANALAYLHKKHVIHRDIKPENILLGIDGEIKLSDFGWSVHAPSNRRTTLCGTLDYLPPEMVEGKEHTEKVDLWSLGVLTYEFIVGAPPFEDVSGHSATYRRIAKVDLKIPSSVSPEGRDLISRLLRHSPEQRISLEQVVKHPWILKFKASWNPDQ
- the atp23 gene encoding mitochondrial inner membrane peptidase Atp23; translated protein: MSETAKIEPSREKKNCERVKKALLSDSPILVFLKKSLKYLNSDLDASNVRCEPCDEKTSGGYVPGKGIVLCENRIYSQKMAENTIAHEMVHMFDDCRFHVNWDDLRHHACSEIRASSLSGECRWTKELFYGNIDTFRKHHQECVKRRATLSVQGNPKCQSKNQAEMIVQEVFASCFRDTRPFEKIY